From the genome of Halorussus caseinilyticus, one region includes:
- a CDS encoding SAM-dependent methyltransferase produces MSKHKQRDGINTEKTSNDDVRDYYSQCHSIYHEKWSDDSDRESIHYGYFDEGTETLGEAVHNMKSKLADSVDLGPDDRVLDCSGGYGDNATWQAKERGAEVVGLNISPLQLSYARELAKERGVDDKVEFREDDFTKMETVEDNSFDVVWGLESICYADDKREFLEQAKRVLKDDGRIVVTDWYMEKRDLSFIEDLMVTQWLKGWRLSNYAHIDDFQDDLADLGFENITSENAEDNIMKSAFDIFLFSLWGYPLGKLLNFFGRQNDTELGNAVACFYQYPALKSDAVTYSIVSAEL; encoded by the coding sequence ATGAGTAAACACAAACAGCGAGATGGCATAAACACCGAGAAAACGTCGAACGACGACGTACGAGACTACTACTCACAGTGTCACTCCATCTATCACGAGAAGTGGTCGGACGACAGCGACAGAGAGAGCATCCACTACGGATACTTCGACGAGGGGACCGAAACCCTCGGCGAGGCTGTCCACAACATGAAGTCGAAACTCGCCGACAGCGTGGACCTCGGTCCCGACGACCGAGTGCTGGACTGTAGTGGCGGGTACGGCGACAACGCGACGTGGCAGGCCAAAGAGCGCGGCGCGGAAGTCGTCGGCCTGAACATCAGTCCCCTCCAGTTGAGTTACGCCCGCGAACTGGCGAAAGAGCGCGGCGTGGACGACAAAGTCGAGTTCCGCGAGGACGACTTCACCAAGATGGAGACGGTAGAGGACAACTCCTTCGACGTGGTGTGGGGTCTCGAATCCATCTGCTACGCCGACGACAAGCGCGAGTTCCTCGAACAGGCCAAGCGCGTCCTCAAGGACGACGGTCGAATCGTCGTCACCGACTGGTACATGGAGAAGCGAGACCTCTCGTTCATCGAGGACCTGATGGTCACCCAGTGGTTGAAGGGATGGCGACTGAGCAACTACGCTCACATCGACGACTTCCAAGACGACCTCGCGGACCTCGGGTTCGAGAACATCACTTCCGAGAACGCCGAGGACAACATCATGAAGTCGGCGTTCGACATCTTCCTGTTTAGTCTCTGGGGCTATCCGCTCGGAAAACTGCTGAACTTCTTCGGACGCCAGAACGACACCGAACTCGGCAACGCGGTGGCCTGTTTCTACCAGTATCCCGCGCTCAAGAGCGACGCCGTGACCTACAGTATCGTTTCCGCCGAACTGTAG
- a CDS encoding cytochrome P450: MKQSKPPGPDGVPLLGNAIDYVKNPFEFREECTEKYGGLIYTEAGSKPMYMVTDPKYIEEVLVTKNEKFLKPQLMQKRLNKVFGDGLLLSEGDFWRKNREVAQPAFYSDRVTDYADTMVEHAERTVEKWTPGETYDIAHEMERLAVEILMEALFNQDREFEESAIGEAVHSISEKYDPTNPSWYVPNWVPTPVNRQYEGAVENLEDDVDDIVRHRKENDENPDDLLKLLLEAKNDDDHQMDGDLLRDEINTILLGGSGPMGLALTYSWYLLSKNPEKREKLTDELDEILGGDSPTVEDVREFEYTEWVLKESMRLYPPVWTLGREPSEDVEIGGYTIPEGAAVNLTPWSVHRDSAHYDDPEAFRPERWAEEVADERPEYSYFPFGGGPRQCIGRHFSMLQGQLVLSTLAQEYELELVSDEDLDLKISTIIEPKDGIDMVVRERE, from the coding sequence ATGAAACAGTCGAAACCACCGGGACCGGATGGTGTCCCCTTACTTGGAAACGCAATCGACTACGTAAAGAATCCCTTCGAATTTCGGGAAGAGTGTACCGAAAAGTACGGCGGGCTAATCTACACCGAGGCGGGGAGCAAGCCGATGTACATGGTGACCGACCCCAAGTACATCGAAGAGGTTCTCGTCACGAAAAACGAGAAGTTCCTCAAACCGCAGTTGATGCAGAAGCGACTCAACAAGGTGTTCGGCGACGGACTGTTGCTGAGCGAAGGCGACTTCTGGCGGAAAAACCGCGAAGTCGCCCAGCCAGCGTTCTACAGCGACCGAGTGACCGACTACGCCGACACGATGGTCGAACACGCCGAGCGGACAGTCGAGAAGTGGACGCCCGGCGAGACGTACGACATCGCCCACGAGATGGAACGCCTCGCGGTCGAAATCCTCATGGAGGCGCTGTTCAATCAGGACCGGGAGTTCGAAGAGAGCGCCATCGGCGAGGCGGTCCACTCCATCAGCGAGAAGTACGACCCCACGAACCCCTCGTGGTACGTGCCCAACTGGGTGCCGACCCCGGTGAACCGCCAGTACGAGGGGGCCGTCGAGAACCTCGAAGACGACGTGGACGACATCGTTCGCCACCGCAAGGAGAACGACGAGAATCCCGACGACTTGCTCAAACTACTGCTGGAGGCGAAAAACGACGACGACCACCAGATGGACGGCGACTTGCTCCGCGACGAAATCAACACGATTCTGCTCGGCGGGAGCGGTCCGATGGGACTCGCACTGACCTACTCGTGGTACCTGCTCTCGAAGAACCCCGAGAAGCGCGAGAAGTTGACCGACGAACTCGACGAGATACTCGGCGGCGACTCGCCGACGGTCGAAGACGTTCGGGAGTTCGAGTACACCGAGTGGGTCCTCAAGGAGTCGATGCGCCTCTACCCCCCGGTGTGGACGCTCGGCCGTGAACCGTCCGAAGACGTGGAAATCGGCGGCTACACGATTCCCGAGGGGGCGGCCGTGAACCTGACGCCGTGGTCGGTCCACCGCGACTCGGCCCACTACGACGACCCCGAGGCGTTCCGTCCCGAGCGGTGGGCCGAGGAAGTCGCCGACGAGCGCCCGGAGTACTCGTACTTCCCGTTCGGCGGCGGTCCCAGACAGTGTATCGGCAGACACTTCTCGATGCTTCAGGGCCAACTCGTCCTCTCGACGCTCGCTCAGGAGTACGAACTCGAACTGGTGTCCGACGAGGACCTCGACCTGAAAATATCGACCATCATCGAACCGAAAGACGGCATCGACATGGTCGTGCGAGAGCGGGAGTGA
- a CDS encoding FAD-dependent monooxygenase, which translates to MERIAIVGGGIAGLCTAASLTDRGFDPVVYEAADEPQPADAGIWIPPNGMDVLDRLGVADRICERGVPLERTLVEDVAGATIFDLDLTAVEDTYGHTIVSTHREELQAALLGEIPDSAVETGRQCTGVEQDEASATLQFADGGTASADVVVGADGVESDLRADLFPEVSLRDSGSVCYAATTDVELPASSRRMDRAIWGRGKRFGYSALGDGRSYWFAPINGSLDPVGGGNPVERLAECYADFPAPVGELIAGTDPERVARVEMRDFDPIEEWSRGRVVLAGDAAHAMLPNLAQGGAQALEDGFALAKCLDERASHRRAFETYEELRLDKAREMVEQSRQRGKVAQLENGILSRVRNVILGNLPEFVNEKFETDMYEMTF; encoded by the coding sequence ATGGAGCGAATCGCTATCGTCGGCGGCGGAATCGCGGGACTCTGTACCGCCGCATCACTGACCGACCGGGGGTTCGACCCGGTGGTCTACGAAGCGGCCGACGAACCCCAACCGGCGGACGCGGGCATCTGGATACCTCCGAACGGGATGGACGTTCTCGACCGACTCGGGGTCGCCGACCGAATCTGCGAACGCGGCGTCCCCCTCGAACGGACGCTGGTCGAGGACGTGGCCGGCGCGACCATCTTCGACCTCGACCTGACCGCGGTCGAAGACACGTACGGCCACACCATCGTCTCGACGCACCGCGAGGAGTTACAGGCGGCGTTGCTCGGGGAGATTCCCGACTCCGCCGTCGAGACCGGTCGGCAATGTACCGGCGTCGAACAGGACGAGGCGTCGGCAACGCTCCAATTCGCGGACGGCGGGACTGCGAGCGCCGACGTGGTTGTCGGCGCGGACGGCGTGGAGTCGGACCTCAGAGCCGACCTGTTTCCCGAGGTGTCGCTACGGGACTCGGGAAGCGTCTGTTACGCCGCGACGACCGACGTGGAACTCCCGGCGTCGTCCCGCCGGATGGACCGCGCGATTTGGGGCCGAGGCAAGCGGTTCGGATACTCGGCGCTCGGCGACGGCCGGTCGTACTGGTTCGCACCGATAAACGGGTCGTTAGACCCCGTAGGGGGCGGCAACCCAGTCGAACGACTCGCGGAGTGCTACGCGGACTTCCCGGCCCCGGTGGGCGAACTTATCGCCGGGACCGACCCAGAGCGCGTCGCTCGCGTCGAGATGCGGGACTTCGACCCGATAGAAGAGTGGTCGCGCGGCCGGGTCGTCCTCGCGGGTGACGCCGCACACGCCATGCTCCCCAACCTCGCGCAGGGCGGCGCGCAGGCCCTCGAAGACGGGTTCGCGCTGGCGAAGTGTCTCGACGAACGCGCGTCACACCGGCGCGCGTTCGAGACCTACGAGGAGTTGCGCCTCGACAAGGCCCGAGAGATGGTCGAACAGTCGAGACAGCGAGGGAAGGTGGCCCAACTGGAGAACGGTATCCTCAGTCGCGTGCGGAACGTGATACTCGGCAACCTGCCGGAGTTCGTCAACGAGAAGTTCGAGACCGACATGTACGAGATGACGTTTTGA
- a CDS encoding cytochrome P450, with the protein MASNRDDTTEKSQESDDPPGPDGFPVIGNLPDLFQDQLGLYERCAEEYGDVVRVDVGGEEFYHVTHPEYIEQILVKDDAKYVKGDFQQEALAGVTGDGLFLSEGEQWERQRKIIQPAFFHERVDEEYTQMMTEYAESLTDDWEDGQRISLHEEMRALTLQILAKTLTGQDIRNKETAIGDAGHAITAKFGGSKSSVFLPDWLPTPTNIRYKRTLQQFTEVIDGMIQERKSDDTDRIDLLSILLDAEADDGSQMSDKTVRDQIFSFLLAGHETTALTLTYSWYLLSKNPEKREKLVAEIDEVLDGRTPTMQDLDELDYPDKVVKESMRLYPPVYNFFREPVTDVEIGGYEIPEGATLSLPQWVVHRDERWYDDPEEFRPERWAEELEDERPDYSYFPFGGGPRHCIGMRFARIEAQLVLATVAQEFELELAEEDPLELVAAINIQPKDEIPVRVEKR; encoded by the coding sequence ATGGCATCTAATCGCGATGATACGACAGAAAAAAGTCAGGAATCGGACGACCCGCCGGGTCCCGACGGGTTTCCGGTCATCGGTAATCTCCCGGACCTCTTTCAGGACCAACTCGGTCTCTACGAGCGGTGTGCCGAGGAGTACGGCGACGTAGTTCGCGTCGACGTGGGGGGCGAGGAGTTCTACCACGTCACCCACCCGGAGTACATCGAGCAGATACTCGTCAAAGACGACGCCAAGTACGTCAAGGGCGACTTCCAGCAGGAGGCGCTGGCGGGCGTCACCGGCGACGGGTTGTTCCTGAGCGAGGGCGAACAGTGGGAGCGCCAGCGGAAGATTATCCAACCGGCGTTCTTCCACGAGCGGGTGGACGAGGAGTACACCCAGATGATGACCGAGTACGCCGAGTCGCTGACCGACGACTGGGAGGACGGCCAGCGCATCTCGCTCCACGAGGAGATGCGGGCGCTCACCCTCCAGATTCTGGCCAAGACCCTGACCGGGCAGGACATCCGGAACAAGGAGACTGCAATCGGTGACGCCGGACACGCGATTACCGCGAAGTTCGGCGGGTCGAAGTCGTCGGTGTTCCTCCCCGACTGGCTTCCGACTCCGACGAACATCCGGTACAAGCGCACGCTCCAGCAGTTCACCGAGGTCATCGACGGGATGATACAGGAACGGAAGTCCGACGACACCGACCGCATCGACCTGCTGTCCATCCTTCTCGACGCCGAGGCCGACGACGGGAGTCAGATGTCGGACAAGACGGTCCGCGACCAGATTTTCTCGTTCCTGCTGGCGGGCCACGAGACGACTGCGCTCACCTTGACCTACTCGTGGTACCTGCTCTCGAAGAACCCCGAGAAGCGCGAAAAGTTGGTCGCCGAAATCGACGAGGTACTCGACGGCCGGACGCCGACGATGCAGGACTTGGACGAACTCGACTACCCCGACAAGGTGGTCAAGGAGTCGATGCGCCTCTACCCGCCGGTGTACAACTTCTTCCGGGAACCCGTGACCGACGTGGAAATCGGCGGCTACGAGATTCCGGAGGGAGCGACCCTTTCGCTCCCCCAGTGGGTCGTCCACCGCGACGAGCGATGGTACGACGACCCCGAGGAGTTCCGCCCCGAGCGATGGGCCGAGGAGTTGGAGGACGAGCGCCCGGACTACTCGTACTTCCCGTTCGGCGGCGGTCCGCGCCACTGCATCGGGATGCGCTTCGCCCGCATCGAGGCCCAACTGGTGCTGGCGACGGTGGCACAGGAGTTCGAACTCGAACTCGCCGAGGAAGACCCCTTGGAACTCGTCGCCGCCATCAACATCCAACCGAAAGACGAGATTCCGGTGCGCGTCGAGAAGCGTTAG
- a CDS encoding VOC family protein, producing the protein MSDESRSGVPTARNVHHVSITVPDLDEAVDFFVDVLGAELLYEKGPFADPEFMETNLNVHPEAEGQLAMLRFGPTTNLELFEWDSPDQEEGHPSNSDVGASHLGIQVEDIDAAIDYLEGVEGVEILGTPQHNEEGPTGGLTYVYFTAPWGYQLELLEAPETMPYAESADDRLYGPADDWSDRPDA; encoded by the coding sequence ATGTCCGACGAGTCACGCTCCGGCGTTCCGACGGCACGTAACGTCCACCACGTCAGTATCACTGTCCCCGACTTGGACGAGGCAGTGGACTTCTTCGTTGACGTTCTCGGTGCCGAACTGCTCTACGAGAAGGGTCCGTTCGCCGACCCCGAGTTCATGGAGACCAACCTGAACGTCCACCCCGAGGCGGAGGGACAACTGGCGATGCTCCGGTTCGGGCCGACGACCAACCTCGAACTGTTCGAGTGGGACTCGCCCGACCAAGAAGAAGGCCACCCGAGCAACAGCGACGTGGGCGCGAGTCACCTCGGGATTCAGGTCGAGGACATCGACGCGGCCATCGACTATCTCGAAGGCGTCGAGGGCGTCGAGATTCTCGGCACGCCCCAGCACAACGAGGAGGGACCCACCGGCGGCCTGACCTACGTCTACTTCACCGCGCCGTGGGGCTACCAACTCGAACTGCTCGAAGCGCCCGAGACGATGCCCTACGCCGAGTCCGCCGACGACCGACTGTACGGACCGGCCGACGACTGGTCGGACCGACCCGACGCCTAA
- a CDS encoding 3-dehydroquinate synthase II — protein sequence MERERNKEFWLDARRFLDGNSSVVAAGFNTLVDALLVTPDQREQFSLPARTAAAIEVENVDDLATVEDGAIVVSSHAECLRRASEQGFRTGYLPPTNGEFDPESALDLLEGSAEYGIFNGEAPEGFEDELGGAATILRHASSAEAAKSRLDGSAASGGALLSTRDAQDVYDVGNALLREYRGEIAVEPLEITRVEQVGVGERSCVDVTSLFSKDEGMVVGSTGDGGLFVCSEAHSPPNMSPRPFRVNAGSVHAYVNVADDEIEYLTELSTGDEVLCVDKDGNTRPASIGRKKTETRPLLLVEATAGDRTVEAVLQDHCHVRLMGSDGEPLNVTEASVGDEVLGHVRTAGDAGD from the coding sequence ATGGAACGAGAACGAAATAAGGAATTCTGGCTCGATGCCCGACGATTTTTAGACGGGAACAGCAGTGTCGTCGCGGCAGGGTTCAATACCCTCGTAGACGCCCTTTTGGTCACTCCCGACCAGCGAGAGCAGTTCAGTCTCCCGGCGCGCACGGCGGCGGCCATCGAAGTCGAGAACGTAGACGACCTCGCAACCGTCGAGGACGGTGCAATCGTCGTCTCGTCCCACGCGGAGTGTCTCCGGCGAGCGAGCGAACAGGGGTTCCGGACGGGGTACCTGCCGCCGACGAACGGGGAGTTCGACCCCGAATCGGCGCTCGACTTGCTCGAAGGGAGCGCGGAGTACGGCATCTTCAACGGCGAAGCGCCCGAGGGATTCGAAGACGAACTCGGCGGCGCGGCGACGATACTCCGGCACGCGTCCAGTGCGGAGGCGGCGAAAAGTCGGCTAGACGGGTCGGCGGCGAGCGGGGGTGCACTGCTCTCGACCCGCGACGCACAGGACGTGTACGACGTTGGAAACGCGCTACTCAGGGAGTACCGCGGGGAAATCGCGGTCGAACCCCTCGAAATCACGCGGGTCGAACAGGTCGGCGTCGGCGAGCGAAGTTGCGTGGACGTGACTTCGCTGTTCTCGAAAGACGAGGGGATGGTCGTCGGTTCGACCGGCGACGGCGGGTTGTTCGTCTGTTCGGAGGCCCACTCTCCGCCGAACATGAGTCCGCGGCCGTTTCGGGTCAACGCCGGGTCGGTCCACGCCTACGTCAACGTCGCGGACGACGAGATAGAGTATCTGACCGAACTCTCGACAGGCGACGAAGTGCTGTGCGTCGATAAGGACGGTAACACGCGACCCGCCTCCATCGGGCGCAAGAAGACCGAGACCCGACCGCTGTTGCTCGTGGAAGCGACGGCTGGCGACCGGACCGTCGAAGCAGTGTTGCAGGACCACTGTCACGTCCGACTGATGGGTTCCGACGGGGAACCTCTCAACGTCACGGAAGCGTCGGTGGGCGACGAAGTGTTGGGTCACGTCCGAACGGCCGGAGATGCTGGCGATTAA
- a CDS encoding SDR family oxidoreductase, which produces MSQLLTDKTAVVTGAASGNGRAIARRFAEEGADVVIADVQTEPREGGRPTHEKIEAETDARATFVECDVSERADVKRAVEAADEFGGLDVMVNNAGISGPEKSFVDLEQAEFEKLMHVNLNGVFYGCQEAALKMIAQGEGGSIINMSSAGGLVGVPDASAYSTAKGGVRLLTYSLAAELGEDGIRVNTLHPGVIETAMTKRDGSIIGSGRKELLKRGDVSFKQLIKGSVRGEIIKRHAIPLSEFGDPKHVADAAVFLASDLSEYISAESIAVDGGMVNTA; this is translated from the coding sequence ATGAGTCAACTTCTCACAGACAAGACGGCGGTCGTCACGGGCGCGGCCAGCGGTAACGGTCGCGCCATCGCACGACGGTTCGCCGAGGAAGGCGCGGACGTGGTTATCGCCGACGTACAGACCGAACCGCGGGAGGGCGGGCGTCCGACCCACGAGAAAATCGAGGCCGAGACGGACGCTCGGGCGACGTTCGTGGAGTGCGACGTGAGCGAACGTGCGGACGTGAAGCGCGCAGTCGAGGCGGCCGACGAGTTCGGTGGTCTCGACGTGATGGTCAACAACGCGGGCATCTCCGGACCCGAAAAGTCGTTCGTGGACCTCGAACAGGCCGAGTTCGAGAAGTTGATGCACGTGAACCTCAACGGCGTCTTCTACGGGTGTCAGGAGGCCGCCCTGAAGATGATAGCCCAAGGCGAGGGCGGGAGCATCATCAACATGTCGAGCGCCGGGGGACTCGTCGGGGTGCCCGACGCCTCGGCCTACTCGACGGCGAAGGGTGGCGTCCGCCTGTTGACCTACTCGCTCGCGGCCGAACTCGGCGAAGACGGGATTCGGGTGAACACGCTCCACCCCGGCGTCATCGAGACGGCGATGACGAAACGCGACGGGTCGATAATCGGGAGCGGTCGGAAAGAACTGCTGAAGCGCGGAGACGTGTCGTTCAAACAACTGATAAAGGGAAGTGTAAGAGGAGAAATAATAAAGCGCCACGCGATTCCGCTCTCGGAGTTCGGCGACCCCAAGCACGTCGCCGACGCCGCCGTCTTCCTCGCTTCGGACCTCTCGGAGTACATCTCCGCGGAGTCGATTGCGGTGGACGGTGGGATGGTCAACACCGCCTAA
- a CDS encoding ThuA domain-containing protein yields the protein MTVHVTVWNEYRHEREDDEIRDRYPDGIHGAIADGIRGDDFEIETATLDEPEHGLTESRLDATDVLFWWGHAAHDEVDDEVVERVKRHVRDGMGLVVLHSGQGSKIFGELLGTTGEVKWRNDGERERLWVIDQGHPIADGLDEYIEIPAAATYGEPFDVPEPDSLVFVSWFEGGEVFRSGCCYRRGKGRIFYFRPGDEAYPIYHNEDVHDVLTNAAKWAAPREGSPVEYGEVEIPPEASE from the coding sequence ATGACTGTTCACGTTACTGTTTGGAACGAATATCGGCACGAACGCGAAGATGACGAGATACGAGACCGGTATCCCGACGGGATTCACGGTGCTATCGCGGACGGGATTCGCGGCGACGACTTCGAAATCGAGACTGCCACGCTGGACGAACCGGAACACGGGCTAACCGAGTCGCGCCTCGACGCGACGGACGTGTTGTTCTGGTGGGGCCACGCCGCTCACGACGAGGTTGACGACGAGGTAGTCGAACGAGTCAAAAGACACGTCCGCGACGGCATGGGTCTCGTCGTCCTCCACTCCGGACAGGGGTCGAAGATATTCGGCGAACTACTCGGTACCACCGGCGAGGTCAAGTGGCGAAACGACGGCGAACGCGAGCGCCTCTGGGTCATCGACCAAGGCCACCCCATCGCCGACGGACTCGACGAGTACATCGAGATTCCGGCGGCGGCGACGTACGGCGAACCCTTCGACGTGCCCGAACCCGACTCGCTCGTGTTCGTGAGTTGGTTCGAGGGCGGCGAGGTGTTCCGGAGCGGTTGCTGTTACCGGCGCGGGAAGGGCCGCATCTTCTACTTCCGGCCGGGCGACGAGGCGTATCCGATTTACCACAACGAGGACGTTCACGACGTGTTGACCAACGCCGCGAAGTGGGCCGCACCCCGCGAAGGGTCGCCCGTCGAGTACGGCGAAGTCGAGATTCCCCCGGAAGCGTCGGAATAG
- the purE gene encoding 5-(carboxyamino)imidazole ribonucleotide mutase, whose translation MSELQALIDDLRAEAERDRSTEETPEIGIVMGSDSDLDVMAGSEDGRPGAYDALTELGFEEVTDYDDPPEARFTFETYVVSAHRTPELMYAYAETAEARGLDVIIAGAGGKSADLPNMTASLAYPLPVVGVPVQEKSLPSVVGMPTGAPIVAVDAGKSFNAALSAVQMLSREHDELRDRLVEYHDDLQEGVADVSRRLHESGTEQFRADRE comes from the coding sequence ATGAGCGAACTCCAAGCACTCATCGACGACCTGCGAGCGGAGGCAGAGCGCGACAGAAGTACCGAAGAGACGCCCGAAATCGGCATCGTGATGGGGAGCGACTCGGACCTCGACGTGATGGCCGGGTCCGAGGACGGACGACCCGGCGCGTACGACGCCCTGACCGAACTCGGGTTCGAGGAAGTGACCGACTACGACGACCCGCCCGAGGCCCGGTTCACCTTCGAGACTTACGTGGTGTCGGCCCATCGCACGCCCGAACTGATGTACGCCTACGCCGAAACCGCGGAAGCGCGCGGACTCGACGTGATTATCGCGGGTGCTGGCGGCAAGTCCGCCGACCTGCCCAACATGACCGCTTCGCTGGCCTATCCCCTGCCGGTCGTCGGCGTGCCGGTCCAAGAGAAGTCCCTGCCCTCGGTGGTGGGGATGCCAACGGGCGCGCCAATCGTCGCGGTGGACGCGGGCAAGTCGTTCAACGCCGCGCTGTCGGCGGTACAGATGCTCTCGCGGGAACACGACGAACTGCGCGACAGGCTCGTGGAGTACCACGACGACTTGCAGGAAGGAGTGGCGGACGTTTCGCGCAGACTTCACGAGAGCGGAACCGAACAGTTCCGGGCCGACCGGGAGTGA
- a CDS encoding flippase activity-associated protein Agl23, which produces MTADERSANARQWTRDPASAFGRAVGARTALAVLAVTLVSLALRLFGLGARVFHWDEGRVGYWILRYAENGIWEYHAVIHGPFLYHVNKYLFQWFGASDFLARLPVAVVSGLLPLTAWLLRERLRRAEMIAVGLFFAANPVVLYYSRFMRNDVLLAAFMVYALAFYVRLFDTRKPRYLYLGTLMLALAFTTKENVLVYVVTWMGAAVLLFDHRLVLAAQADDRKALVRRKARETWRALWHDRWGLHLVLGVVVFFAVVIFFYAPRSQGISDPGLWKAFSNPGTFPAVIEEATVGSWESFVGKWGEGNQKSYLSTFESLGAILWEGAAALLVLSVVGFVTDRYVGDKPRDVVSFASYWGFVSVLGYPVIVENPFPWEVVHAVVPLAIPAGVGLAILVRWGAQAVSDGDGVSATLAALLVLLVAGQVAATAASTTYMHPADQYVDADSEDRNALLQYGQPAEGLRPTLERVRYASKRNDGIDVLYYGSDFYVADESENDRWAAGGGWYDRLPLPWYTEMYGAEVDSTTELGVVGSNPPPVVVARAGDRGQVARRLDGYRAFEEELTLWGSETVFFVDEEYLRPADAESGGE; this is translated from the coding sequence ATGACCGCAGATGAGAGGTCCGCCAACGCTCGGCAGTGGACCCGCGACCCCGCGAGCGCGTTCGGTCGGGCCGTCGGCGCGCGAACCGCGCTCGCGGTTCTCGCCGTGACACTGGTTTCGCTGGCGCTTCGACTGTTCGGACTCGGCGCGCGGGTGTTCCACTGGGACGAAGGCCGCGTCGGGTACTGGATTCTCCGCTACGCCGAGAACGGTATCTGGGAGTACCACGCCGTCATCCACGGGCCGTTTCTCTATCACGTCAACAAGTACCTCTTCCAGTGGTTCGGCGCGAGCGACTTCCTCGCGCGCCTGCCCGTCGCCGTCGTCTCGGGCCTGCTTCCGCTGACCGCGTGGTTGCTCCGCGAGCGACTCCGCCGTGCCGAGATGATAGCGGTCGGACTCTTCTTCGCGGCCAACCCCGTCGTCCTCTACTACTCGCGGTTCATGCGCAACGACGTGCTTCTCGCGGCGTTCATGGTGTACGCGCTGGCGTTCTACGTCCGTCTGTTCGACACCCGCAAGCCTCGCTACCTCTATCTCGGGACGCTGATGCTCGCGCTGGCGTTCACCACGAAGGAGAACGTGCTGGTCTACGTCGTGACGTGGATGGGCGCGGCCGTCCTCCTGTTCGACCACCGACTCGTGCTGGCGGCGCAGGCCGACGACCGGAAGGCGCTGGTCCGCCGGAAGGCCCGCGAGACGTGGCGCGCGCTCTGGCACGACCGGTGGGGCCTACATCTCGTTCTCGGCGTCGTCGTCTTCTTCGCGGTGGTAATCTTCTTCTACGCGCCGCGCTCGCAGGGCATCTCGGACCCCGGACTCTGGAAGGCCTTCTCGAATCCCGGCACGTTCCCCGCGGTAATCGAGGAAGCCACCGTGGGGTCGTGGGAGTCGTTCGTCGGCAAGTGGGGCGAGGGCAACCAGAAGTCGTACCTCTCGACGTTCGAGTCGCTCGGCGCGATACTCTGGGAGGGCGCGGCCGCACTGCTCGTCCTGTCGGTGGTCGGGTTCGTCACCGACCGGTACGTTGGCGACAAACCCCGCGACGTGGTGTCGTTCGCGTCCTACTGGGGGTTCGTCAGCGTCCTCGGCTACCCCGTCATCGTGGAGAACCCCTTCCCGTGGGAGGTCGTCCACGCGGTCGTTCCGCTGGCGATTCCGGCGGGAGTCGGTCTCGCCATCCTCGTCCGGTGGGGCGCGCAAGCCGTCTCGGACGGCGACGGCGTGAGCGCCACGCTCGCGGCCCTGCTGGTCCTGCTGGTCGCCGGACAGGTCGCGGCCACCGCCGCCAGCACGACGTACATGCACCCCGCCGACCAGTACGTGGACGCCGACAGCGAGGACAGGAACGCCCTGCTCCAGTACGGCCAACCCGCGGAGGGTCTCCGCCCGACCTTAGAACGGGTGCGCTACGCCTCGAAACGGAACGACGGCATCGACGTGCTGTACTACGGGTCGGACTTCTACGTCGCCGACGAGTCCGAGAACGACCGGTGGGCCGCGGGCGGCGGGTGGTACGACCGCCTGCCCCTGCCGTGGTACACCGAGATGTACGGCGCGGAGGTAGACAGCACGACCGAACTCGGCGTGGTCGGGTCGAACCCGCCGCCGGTCGTCGTGGCCCGCGCCGGGGACCGGGGGCAGGTCGCACGGCGTCTCGACGGCTATCGGGCCTTCGAGGAAGAACTCACGCTCTGGGGGAGCGAAACGGTGTTCTTCGTTGACGAGGAGTACCTCCGGCCCGCGGACGCCGAGAGCGGCGGTGAGTAG